The proteins below come from a single Halothiobacillus neapolitanus c2 genomic window:
- a CDS encoding H-NS family nucleoid-associated regulatory protein: MSTIDLNSLSAEDLRQLMANAERTLRDRHQQRVHSLRKEAEELAASLNMSVAELFGLEKSSKLANKKLPAKYINPANPAQTWTGRGKRPHWLADALARGESLEKFAV, encoded by the coding sequence ATGAGTACGATTGATCTCAATAGCTTATCCGCTGAAGACTTGAGGCAGTTAATGGCCAATGCGGAGCGCACCCTGCGTGATCGTCATCAGCAGCGTGTACACAGCCTTCGTAAAGAAGCAGAAGAACTGGCAGCAAGTCTGAATATGTCTGTTGCTGAATTATTTGGTTTGGAAAAATCGTCAAAACTGGCAAACAAGAAATTGCCGGCAAAATATATTAACCCGGCGAACCCGGCCCAAACCTGGACCGGTCGCGGTAAGCGTCCACATTGGTTGGCCGATGCATTGGCGCGCGGCGAATCGCTGGAAAAATTTGCAGTCTAA